The nucleotide window CAGAATATGACAATGGAAGGCCACCAAGAATATCTAACATCAAtggaagaattaaaaaaaagtaaatttaagaaTACACCTATAGAGTTAAAAATGTCTGattcccaaaataagattttcatggattctttttttcttttggatctaaaaatttgagatctttAGAACACTAAGTTTTCtatctcattttttaatatggacAGTATATAAAAGTCAAACCGAAATTGGTTGATGCCTTTTCATACCCCAATTATCACTTCAATGACATGTTCAGGAATTATTCCAGTCTGAAAGAGTTGGAAACAGGCTGCTAGCTAGCAATTATCTCTGATGTATGACCTCTTAACTTAACCCTTTGATTTTCAAACAagaattttcaattcttttgtaTGGTTAATTTACTGTAAAATAGCTTCATGAAGCAATTACAAAAAGATGGTCAATCAACTGGAAGGTCCATGTTGATTGGCAGGTGctcaaaaaccataaaaaatgatCATCATGTCACTTTCAATAGCACAAAATAATATTGTCACTCCTACACTAGCTGTATAATTGTAAACTATATTAAGATATAAATTAATGCTttaagtattaattaattaataataatgttacaTTTCCAGAGGGACAAGTAGATGTATATAGAAACTAACAAGCAATATAATACAAGCAGCTTGTAAGCCTCTTCAGGACAAACTCTATCTTGTTTCCACACCATTATACCAGTAATCACCAGCAAGTATACTTGTCTTCCAAGGCTGCGTTTTGTCTTCACCCCTAGACACCACCTCTAGTGCTTTGAGCCCCTCATTATTATTTATGCTTGTTCTTGCTCGATCACCTTTTATTTATTCCAATAATTAGCTCTAAAATGATCTTGAAATGTTTTTGCTGTGTCTACCGAGAAGTCGAAGAAGAACCGAAGATCAGGTATGCTACGTAGAAAACGTTCTATACTCTCATAATTTAAGGTTGTAGAGattaaatgattgattagcacTAATTTTTCCCTCGTTTTCATTgcacatagtaaaaaaaatagtagcagGGAATATCCATGGGAAATCTACACTCTCAAGGAGATTCTTCATGCCACAAACAACTTTCATGATGATAACAAGATTGGAGAAGGTGGATTTGGAAGCGTATACTGGGGTCAAACAAGTACTGGAACTGAGGCAATAATCTtgtccatcttttttttcctttgattttcgATATATAGGCACAACAAACTATATAATCTAGTCTCTTCAATTTACTCTTTCAGATAGCAGTTAAACGACTGAAGGCTATGAGCTCAAAGGCAGAGATTGAATTCGCGGTGGAAGTTGAGATGCTTGGTAGGGTGAGGCACAAGAACTTGTTAGGTTTGAGGGGGTTTTATGCAGGAGGAAACGAAAGGTTAATAGTCTATGATTACATGCCTAATCATAGCTTGATAGCCCATCTGCATGGCCAAGTCGCTGAGGATTGCTTACTAGATTGGAACCGGAGGATGAACATAATAATAGGATCAGCCGAGGGAATAGCGTAAGTAAATTAATCTACATATTGTTTTAATCTACTGAGCTGAGTGTACatgtgtgtctgtgtgtgtgttttatcTAATCATAAGGTGTTGTCGTGAAATTAATTGTTTATGAAATTATGCTGTTACTCTTTGAAAATTAGGTACTTGCACCATGAGGCCAATCCTCATATAATACATAGGGATATAAAGGCAAGTAATGTTCTTCTAGATGTTGAATTTCAACCAAAAGTAGCAGATTTTGGTTTTGCAAAGCTGATACCAGAAGGGGTTAGTCACTTGACCACCAGGGTAAAGGGAACTCTAGGATATTTGGCTCCTGAATATGCGATGTGGGGGAAAGTTTCGGAGAGTTGTGATGTTTATAGCTTTGGAATTTTACTCTTAGAGATCATTAGTGCTAAAAAACCATTAGAGAAGCTCCCGGGAGGGGTTAAGCGTGACATTGTTCAATGGGCAACACCATATGTTCAAAAGGGTGCCTTCGATCATATTGCCGACCCTAGGTTGAAGGGAAGATATGACCGAGCACAGCTTAACCTAGCAATCATGATCGCGATGCGATGCTCCGATACCAATGCGGAGAATCGGCCTAGCATGATGAAGGTGGTGGAATGGCTCAATGGTGGTCTAGGGAGGACGAAAGAGGTGTCGGATGTGGAAGACATGGTTGATGAAGATgaatatgaagaagaaaaactctgATGCCATGGATTATGATGGGTATAATTAATGGCATGGAAAAATTCATAGAGAGAAGGACATGGCAACATAGGAAATGACGtgaattaatgttaattttatttcgGAATTTTAAGTATTCATGTTTTCGTTATTTTTCAAGTCATGTAAATAAAACGTTTGAATCACAATATAGGATCATCCAATTCCTTTTGCCTTATAATATATACATTTCTGTTTccaatttatttacttattaatttacaatattttgTTGGGAACAATTTTTTCCTCTTCAAGTAACATATATTCATAGAAGGCATTGTCAATAGACAATAGTTAATTATCAGTTTCTTTTAATAGAAAGCATTATAGAATCTTTCATCTTCCTGCCGCTAGCATCTGGATCAATCCCAGAAAACTCCAAAGAAAAAGACGGTCACTATCAGTAAATTGTTGATGTTTGCAGTGTTGATGAACAatataaaccaaaaataataatataatttatattattttttaatatatacttttaagtaatttttttttaattttaaattaatacactCCTTCTCCTTCAACTGAaagtttattgaatttaaaatttgcaagtttgaaattaatacactccttcaataaaaaagtttattttatttaggccCAATCAATTATTAAGCATCGAGGGCCAAGCCTTGTAGCCTGGTGTATGTCCATTTGAAGCTACATATATCTAGTAAACTGGGCCTAGATTCTCCATGCACGTTTTCTTTTATCATCCAAAAGACAGTAAAGGTCAATTTATTGATGGAGATGAGCAAATTTATTGCTAGCTGAGCTATAGATCTTAacagtttatttttgtgttttgaaatggACCTGGGTGcgttttaaaatatgtttagcttaaaaatatattaaattaataatactttttgtattttttatagttttgatgtgttaatatttaaaataaaaataaaaataaaaattattttaatatattctcaagtaaaaaaatattttaaaaaatactctatactacaatattaaacacacacttgtaaataaattacaagTCCTTGTCCTCCAATCCTCCAAGTGaattctcttctttctcaaggcttaattaatttctctaattctttttctttggattAGAAAGATATCATTTTCAATGAAAATCAGTTGAGTTACGCAAGCTTAATAATGGTTAAATGCACCCATCCAACACTTAATCATGTGTTGACTTTTGAACTATGCTTATTATTATGtattaattgataattgatatgattatCTTAGAGAATGGATGGTTTTGACCAAAATAATCAAAGCCTGAAAGTCGGCAATTTTTGACATTTATGCTGATGCTTAGAATTGATGAAAAACCAAGGTTTCTAGGCAATCCAAGGAATTTTTGTGAGTGCATTCTACATGACAGGCTCCATGATTTTGACAACTGCATGCTCCTGTTGTGAGAGGGTTGCCAAAATACATGAGTGTCTTGTAGAATTTAACAagcctaatatatatatatatatatatatatatatatatatatatatatattatgttaaagTTCTTTGGACTTGAAATCTATACAAGTCCACACTagcttgtaaaattaatttttaaaaataggatccaagattaatataaattaacataaattaattttaaaattatcttataaatatattgttaaaaaattaattcaactcaacagtttaaactgttagatgagagctcaagatataatttatattattttctaatacccCTCTTAAGTGAAAGTTTCTTGGGCTGGAAACTTGTACAGGTTCACACTaccttgtatttatttttta belongs to Populus nigra chromosome 18, ddPopNigr1.1, whole genome shotgun sequence and includes:
- the LOC133678975 gene encoding PTI1-like tyrosine-protein kinase At3g15890 → MILKCFCCVYREVEEEPKISKKNSSREYPWEIYTLKEILHATNNFHDDNKIGEGGFGSVYWGQTSTGTEIAVKRLKAMSSKAEIEFAVEVEMLGRVRHKNLLGLRGFYAGGNERLIVYDYMPNHSLIAHLHGQVAEDCLLDWNRRMNIIIGSAEGIAYLHHEANPHIIHRDIKASNVLLDVEFQPKVADFGFAKLIPEGVSHLTTRVKGTLGYLAPEYAMWGKVSESCDVYSFGILLLEIISAKKPLEKLPGGVKRDIVQWATPYVQKGAFDHIADPRLKGRYDRAQLNLAIMIAMRCSDTNAENRPSMMKVVEWLNGGLGRTKEVSDVEDMVDEDEYEEEKL